Proteins encoded together in one Lathyrus oleraceus cultivar Zhongwan6 chromosome 5, CAAS_Psat_ZW6_1.0, whole genome shotgun sequence window:
- the LOC127087509 gene encoding FCS-Like Zinc finger 10 isoform X2 — translation MRIGVGVKNLPDFESVWSPTSPLDCRLFSNLSNVFGVKSSRKTEHKKPFDGSKVGLGIITSLVNETKSSNEILGEFQRKNIIFGSEVKNGILQFSNKNLESLASCLKTNSLPKNYVISLPSETKSRLSEVERFDDDVNWESLPDSSRPSSLINLTQSSNSGTDDLFVEVTSATSSFAPVMNRNSPVDDSLKIKSCPLPIYVGSLSAKEIELSEDYTCIISHGPNPKRTHIFGDCILECDNNDFTEFSKKEEPAFKSSQESAPHRFDSVTSFCYSCSKKLDEEEDIYAYSEEKAFCSFKCRSEEIFAEDEMEKTCTNSEELSPNSSYHDDIFLMALQVSK, via the exons ATGAG GATCGGAGTTGGTGTGAAAAACTTACCAGATTTTGAATCCGTCTGGAGTCCTACATCTCCTCTTGATTGCAGACTCTTCTCGAATCTTAGCAATGTGTTCGGTGTCAAGTCTTCTAGGAAAACTGAGCATAAGAAGCCGTTCGATGGAAGTAAAGTAGGCCTTGGTATCATAACTTCTCTTGTTAACGAAACCAAATCTAGTAACGAGATCCTTGGTGAATTTCAGAGGAAAAATATAATTTTTGGATCAGAGGTGAAGAACGGCATACTTCAATTCTCGAACAAAAACCTTGAATCTCTTGCATCTTGTTTGAAAACCAATTCCTTGCCCAAAAACTATGTAATTTCACTTCCTTCTGAAACCAAAAGCCGCTTATCGGAAGTTGAAAGATTTGATGATGATGTCAATTGGGAATCTTTGCCTGATTCCTCTAGACCTTCTTCGTTAATCAACTTAACTCAAAGCTCTAATTCGGGAACCGATGATTTATTTGTAGAAGTTACTTCTGCAACATCGAGTTTTGCCCCGGTTATGAACAGAAATTCACCAGTAGATGATTCTTTAAAAATCAAATCATGTCCACTTCCGATATACGTAGGTTCACTCTCTGCAAAAGAGATAGAGCTTTCAGAGGATTATACTTGTATAATCTCTCACGGTCCAAATCCTAAGCGAACACATATATTCGGTGACTGCATTTTGGAATGCGACAACAACGACTTTACCGAGTTCAGCAAGAAAGAAGAACCAGCTTTCAAATCTTCTCAAGAATCTGCGCCTCATCGTTTCGACAGTGTTACGAGCTTTTGTTACTCGTGTAGTAAGAAATTAGACGAGGAGGAAGACATTTACGCATATAG CGAAGAGAAAGCGTTTTGCAGTTTTAAGTGTCGATCGGAGGAGATTTTCGCAGAAGACGAAATGGAGAAAACTTGCACTAACTCAGAAGAGCTCTCTCCTAACTCGAGTTACCATGACGATATCTTCCTCATGGCTCTGCAAGTTTCCAAATAA
- the LOC127087509 gene encoding FCS-Like Zinc finger 10 isoform X1 encodes MADSSSNFSLPSETISPRKICSSIFHASGSRIGVGVKNLPDFESVWSPTSPLDCRLFSNLSNVFGVKSSRKTEHKKPFDGSKVGLGIITSLVNETKSSNEILGEFQRKNIIFGSEVKNGILQFSNKNLESLASCLKTNSLPKNYVISLPSETKSRLSEVERFDDDVNWESLPDSSRPSSLINLTQSSNSGTDDLFVEVTSATSSFAPVMNRNSPVDDSLKIKSCPLPIYVGSLSAKEIELSEDYTCIISHGPNPKRTHIFGDCILECDNNDFTEFSKKEEPAFKSSQESAPHRFDSVTSFCYSCSKKLDEEEDIYAYSEEKAFCSFKCRSEEIFAEDEMEKTCTNSEELSPNSSYHDDIFLMALQVSK; translated from the exons ATGGCCGATTCTTCTTCCAATTTCTCTTTACCTTCTGAAACAATAAGCCCGAGAAAAATATGTTCCTCAATTTTTCACGCTTCTGGTTCTAGGATCGGAGTTGGTGTGAAAAACTTACCAGATTTTGAATCCGTCTGGAGTCCTACATCTCCTCTTGATTGCAGACTCTTCTCGAATCTTAGCAATGTGTTCGGTGTCAAGTCTTCTAGGAAAACTGAGCATAAGAAGCCGTTCGATGGAAGTAAAGTAGGCCTTGGTATCATAACTTCTCTTGTTAACGAAACCAAATCTAGTAACGAGATCCTTGGTGAATTTCAGAGGAAAAATATAATTTTTGGATCAGAGGTGAAGAACGGCATACTTCAATTCTCGAACAAAAACCTTGAATCTCTTGCATCTTGTTTGAAAACCAATTCCTTGCCCAAAAACTATGTAATTTCACTTCCTTCTGAAACCAAAAGCCGCTTATCGGAAGTTGAAAGATTTGATGATGATGTCAATTGGGAATCTTTGCCTGATTCCTCTAGACCTTCTTCGTTAATCAACTTAACTCAAAGCTCTAATTCGGGAACCGATGATTTATTTGTAGAAGTTACTTCTGCAACATCGAGTTTTGCCCCGGTTATGAACAGAAATTCACCAGTAGATGATTCTTTAAAAATCAAATCATGTCCACTTCCGATATACGTAGGTTCACTCTCTGCAAAAGAGATAGAGCTTTCAGAGGATTATACTTGTATAATCTCTCACGGTCCAAATCCTAAGCGAACACATATATTCGGTGACTGCATTTTGGAATGCGACAACAACGACTTTACCGAGTTCAGCAAGAAAGAAGAACCAGCTTTCAAATCTTCTCAAGAATCTGCGCCTCATCGTTTCGACAGTGTTACGAGCTTTTGTTACTCGTGTAGTAAGAAATTAGACGAGGAGGAAGACATTTACGCATATAG CGAAGAGAAAGCGTTTTGCAGTTTTAAGTGTCGATCGGAGGAGATTTTCGCAGAAGACGAAATGGAGAAAACTTGCACTAACTCAGAAGAGCTCTCTCCTAACTCGAGTTACCATGACGATATCTTCCTCATGGCTCTGCAAGTTTCCAAATAA
- the LOC127087508 gene encoding probable sulfate transporter 3.4, which translates to MVMNCNRVEHFEESTMKIQTEIPIHQVRLPPQRTSLHKLKQRLSEIFFPDDPLHRFKNQPSFTKFLLTLQFLFPIFQWGSQYNLKLLRSDIVSGLTIASLSIPQGISYAKLANLPPIIGLYSSFVPPLIYALLGSSRHVGVGPVSIASLVMGSMLSESVSFTKDPTLYLQLAFTATFVAGLFQSSLGILRLGFVIDFLSKATLVGFMAGAAIIVSLQQLKGLLGIVHFTNKMQIIPVLLSVYNQKNEWSWQTIVMGFGFLAFLLTTRHISLRKPKLFWASAAAPLTSVILSTILVFLLRNKTHQISVIGHLSKGVNPPSANLLYFNGPYLALAIKTGIVTGILSLTEGIAVGRTFAALKNYQVDGNKEMMAIGIMNIAGSCTSCYVTTGSFSRTAVNYNAGAQTAVSNIIMASAVLVTLLFLMPLFYYTPNVVLATIIIAAVIGLIDYQAAYKLWKVDKLDFLACMCSFFGVLFLSVPLGLSIAVAISVFKILLHVSRPNTLVLGNIPGTQIFHNINQYKEALRVPSFLILAVESPIYFANSTYLRERILRWVREEEERIKENNGNALKCIILDMTAVTAIDTSGLETLGELRKMLEKRSLQFVLVNPVGNVMEKLHMSKVLDTFGFKGVYLTVGEALADISTSEKAEP; encoded by the exons ATGGTTATGAATTGCAACAGAGTAGAACACTTTGAAGAATCCACCATGAAAATCCAAACTGAAATTCCAATTCATCAAGTTCGTTTACCTCCACAACGAACTTCACTCCACAAACTCAAACAAAGACTCTCTGAAATCTTCTTCCCTGATGATCCTTTACACCGTTTCAAAAACCAACCCTCCTTCACCAAGTTTCTTCTTACTCTCCAATTCTTGTTCCCCATTTTTCAATGGGGCTCTCAGTACAATCTCAAACTCCTCCGTTCCGACATCGTCTCCGGCCTCACCATTGCCAGCCTCTCCATTCCTCAG GGGATAAGTTACGCGAAGTTAGCAAACTTGCCACCTATTATTGGATTAT ATTCAAGTTTTGTGCCACCATTGATATATGCTTTGCTTGGAAGTTCAAGACATGTTGGTGTTGGACCAGTTTCAATTGCATCATTAGTAATGGGATCAATGTTGAGCGAAAGTGTTTCTTTCACAAAAGATCCTACTCTTTATCTTCAATTGGCTTTCACTGCAACTTTTGTTGCTGGTTTATTCCAATCCTCCCTTGGCATATTAAG GTTAGGTTTTGTAATTGATTTTCTATCAAAGGCAACATTGGTTGGTTTCATGGCTGGTGCTGCTATCATTGTTTCATTGCAGCAATTGAAAGGGTTACTTGGAATTGTGCATTTTACCAATAAGATGCAAATTATTCCTGTATTGCTCTCTGTTTACAATCAAAAAAATGAG TGGTCATGGCAAACTATTGTTATGGGATTTGGTTTCTTAGCATTCCTTCTCACAACAAGACACATT AGTTTGAGGAAACCAAAGCTCTTCTGGGCTTCAGCAGCTGCTCCTTTAACATCAGTCATTCTGTCAACAATTTTAGTCTTTCTTCTCAGAAATAAAACTCATCAAATTTCAGTG ATTGGACACTTATCAAAGGGTGTTAATCCACCATCAGCAAACCTGTTATACTTCAATGGTCCTTACTTGGCTCTTGCTATCAAAACAGGCATTGTCACTGGGATTCTATCTCTCACA GAAGGAATTGCGGTCGGTAGAACATTTGCAGCACTTAAGAATTACCAAGTGGATGGAAACAAAGAGATGATGGCTATTGGTATCATGAACATAGCTGGTTCTTGTACTTCATGCTATGTCACGACAGGATCGTTTTCTCGAACGGCTGTTAACTACAATGCTGGAGCACAGACTGCAGTTTCTAATATAATCATGGCTTCGGCTGTTCTAGTGACCCTTTTGTTTCTCATGCCGCTCTTTTACTATACGCCAAATGTTGTCTTAGCGACCATCATCATCGCCGCGGTGATTGGACTGATAGATTATCAAGCTGCATATAAACTCTGGAAGGTTGATAAACTTGATTTCTTGGCCTGCATGTGCTCCTTTTTCGGTGTTCTCTTCCTTTCTGTACCGTTAGGCCTCAGTATAGCG GTTGCGATATCAGTTTTCAAGATCCTACTTCATGTCTCGAGACCAAACACTTTGGTTTTGGGGAACATACCAGGAACACAAATATTCCATAACATAAACCAATACAAAGAAGCTTTAAGAGTTCCTTCATTTCTCATTTTGGCTGTTGAGTCTCCAATCTATTTCGCGAATTCAACTTACCTGCGAGAGAG GATACTGAGATGGGTTCGAGAAGAGGAAGAACGCATAAAAGAAAATAACGGAAATGCGTTGAAGTGCATAATTTTAGACATGACAG CTGTCACAGCAATAGACACAAGTGGACTCGAAACTTTAGGCGAACTTAGAAAGATGCTGGAAAAGAGATCACTTCAG TTTGTGCTGGTAAATCCGGTTGGAAATGTGATGGAAAAGTTACATATGTCGAAGGTTTTGGATACCTTTGGATTTAAAGGAGTATATCTCACAGTAGGAGAAGCTTTGGCTGACATTTCAACATCAGAGAAAGCGGAACCTTGA